A genome region from Cystobacter fuscus DSM 2262 includes the following:
- a CDS encoding LVIVD repeat-containing protein, which translates to MHMRSKWGVSILIAGMVGGSGCEEKPVPPPPVLQEGGDWTDTGRYAACNVFSVQGRACGDRETLEVSSCDAASLTQVPADGIYTLVYRTDSQVPGIGADAFRVSADGRLDSFHGVPPTERRIGPREFFLTSTRTLSPTVTVRDTLVGCRAEGTRLYGCYASCRNGRYTSFGTFLAERWTRRAGEEEASGLRLTSESFVEQGMPVDIYVTQGHAYVVSVPNGPEKGGLTVFDVSNPAAPVLRSTLSLPTDNYWNGVWAKGNALYVASADSGVVVFDISEPATPRLVRQVPSEQGALDVHTVFVEGERLYAMSPSPRARTLVFDIRQPQEPVLLGEYVEPPAVGLPPGYPHDALALEGRLYINHWSQGYLIVDVSDPAAPRKLGGFVYPYATSHANAVGRFGERLIAFEGGENWGTHLRVLDVTDPTHPVQVGEYSLGANVSPHNMVLKGSRLYVAHYQHGVRVLDVSVPESPREVAYFNTFRETDPERGTSFYDGAIGMRVPGDGFVYVIDTSRGLLIFPEP; encoded by the coding sequence ATGCACATGCGCAGCAAGTGGGGAGTCTCCATCCTGATCGCCGGGATGGTGGGGGGGTCGGGCTGTGAGGAGAAGCCAGTCCCTCCGCCGCCTGTCCTCCAGGAGGGAGGGGACTGGACGGATACGGGCCGCTACGCCGCGTGCAACGTGTTCTCGGTGCAGGGCAGGGCGTGTGGGGACCGGGAGACCCTCGAGGTGTCCTCGTGTGACGCGGCGTCGCTGACCCAGGTGCCGGCCGATGGCATCTATACCCTGGTGTATCGCACCGATTCACAGGTGCCAGGAATTGGCGCGGACGCCTTCCGGGTGTCGGCGGATGGTCGCCTCGACTCCTTTCACGGTGTGCCCCCGACGGAACGTCGCATCGGTCCGCGCGAGTTCTTCCTGACGAGTACCCGGACGCTCTCCCCGACCGTCACGGTGCGCGACACCCTGGTGGGCTGCCGCGCCGAGGGCACCCGGCTGTATGGCTGCTATGCCAGTTGTCGCAATGGCAGGTACACCAGCTTCGGCACCTTCCTGGCCGAGCGGTGGACACGGCGCGCGGGGGAGGAGGAGGCCTCGGGGCTGCGGCTCACGTCCGAGTCCTTCGTGGAGCAGGGCATGCCGGTGGACATCTACGTCACCCAGGGCCATGCCTATGTGGTGTCCGTACCGAATGGTCCCGAGAAGGGGGGACTCACGGTGTTCGACGTGAGCAACCCGGCGGCCCCAGTGCTCCGGAGCACCCTCAGCCTGCCCACGGACAACTATTGGAATGGGGTGTGGGCGAAGGGAAACGCGCTCTACGTGGCGAGCGCCGATTCGGGAGTGGTTGTCTTCGACATCTCGGAGCCCGCCACGCCGAGGCTCGTGCGGCAGGTTCCCTCGGAGCAGGGGGCGCTCGACGTGCACACCGTGTTCGTGGAGGGAGAGCGGCTGTATGCCATGTCGCCGAGCCCCCGCGCCCGGACGCTCGTCTTCGACATCCGTCAGCCCCAGGAGCCGGTGCTGCTCGGTGAGTACGTGGAGCCGCCAGCCGTTGGCCTCCCCCCGGGCTATCCCCACGACGCGCTGGCCCTGGAGGGGCGGCTGTACATCAATCACTGGTCCCAGGGTTACCTCATCGTGGACGTGAGCGATCCGGCGGCCCCGAGGAAGCTGGGCGGGTTCGTCTACCCCTACGCCACGAGCCACGCCAACGCGGTGGGCCGGTTCGGCGAGCGGCTCATCGCCTTCGAGGGCGGAGAGAACTGGGGCACGCACCTGCGGGTGCTGGACGTGACGGACCCGACGCATCCGGTGCAGGTGGGCGAGTACTCGCTGGGCGCGAACGTGTCCCCCCACAACATGGTGCTCAAGGGCTCGAGGCTCTACGTGGCGCACTACCAGCACGGCGTGCGGGTGCTGGACGTGTCGGTGCCGGAGAGCCCGCGCGAGGTGGCCTACTTCAACACCTTCCGCGAGACGGACCCGGAGCGGGGCACGAGTTTCTACGATGGGGCCATCGGGATGCGGGTGCCGGGCGATGGGTTTGTGTATGTCATCGATACCTCGCGGGGGCTGCTCATCTTCCCCGAGCCCTGA
- a CDS encoding FMN-binding negative transcriptional regulator has protein sequence MYIPRHFHEQDEPRLLALMGQYGFATLVTSDPQGVPFATHLPLLVERDEGGRLLLKGHVARANPQWRSFADKREVLAIFQGPHAYVSPSCYSAPSVPTWNYAVVHAYGTPSLVEEPGKVLLSMRQLASKYEAGRDEPWSPDAAEAVVSRLLAGIVAFELAITRLEGKFKLGQNRDARDYDGVMRFVGLGDQHGSQGLVELMKAYEPQG, from the coding sequence AGGACGAGCCGCGGCTGCTCGCGCTGATGGGCCAGTACGGCTTCGCGACGCTGGTGACCTCCGACCCCCAGGGCGTGCCCTTCGCCACGCACCTGCCCCTGCTCGTCGAGCGGGATGAAGGGGGACGGCTGCTGCTCAAGGGCCATGTGGCGCGCGCGAATCCACAGTGGCGGTCCTTTGCGGACAAGCGCGAGGTGCTCGCCATCTTCCAGGGGCCGCACGCCTATGTCTCGCCCTCCTGTTACTCGGCGCCCTCTGTCCCCACCTGGAACTACGCGGTCGTGCATGCGTACGGCACGCCCTCGCTCGTCGAGGAGCCCGGGAAGGTCCTGCTCTCCATGCGGCAACTGGCCAGCAAGTACGAAGCGGGCAGGGACGAGCCCTGGAGTCCGGACGCGGCCGAGGCGGTCGTGAGTCGGCTGCTCGCGGGCATCGTCGCGTTCGAGCTCGCAATCACCCGCCTGGAGGGCAAGTTCAAGCTGGGCCAGAACCGCGACGCGCGGGACTACGACGGGGTCATGCGCTTCGTGGGGCTCGGCGATCAGCACGGGAGCCAGGGGCTCGTCGAGTTGATGAAGGCGTACGAGCCCCAGGGGTGA
- a CDS encoding WD40/YVTN/BNR-like repeat-containing protein → MKVSSLVRRGVLLALLAPWAAPAPAHNGYPDTTSVTLREGHPEQMILGATFGAVITHNGGASWHWVCPQALGLGGWSPESYLWQADGTLLAATGAALIRSKDGGCTWAPHPFFTPPDKPQAALWPKSLASLPSQPSRLWVSTGRPGQNNALYRSDDGGETFTPTPLQSTTDVYPSVKVAPSDPRRLYVSASTPTGPRLYRSDDEGLSWRSFSSPFPGNLADAKPYDLFVLRVSDHDPDRLWARISAGFWTYVLESRDGGQSFQSIVHPTGQTEDGIDEALMGVEVSEEGDTLWAATPTRLFRVRAGETFATLLSLPTGNACVERENGVLFVCGASRLHDWALATTPDEGVTYTPLLDLPDMKPSACPVGTPARDVCQPLWPQLAALVEADPLSTPGGDAGTPPAYEPPPPPPRKGCSATEGLLPAAVLLALALPRRSRRP, encoded by the coding sequence ATGAAGGTCTCCTCCCTGGTCCGCCGCGGCGTGTTGCTCGCCCTTCTCGCGCCCTGGGCCGCGCCCGCCCCGGCGCACAATGGCTACCCCGACACCACCAGCGTCACCCTGCGCGAGGGCCACCCCGAGCAGATGATCCTGGGCGCCACCTTCGGCGCCGTCATCACCCACAACGGCGGCGCGAGCTGGCACTGGGTATGTCCCCAGGCACTCGGCCTGGGCGGCTGGAGCCCCGAGAGCTACCTCTGGCAGGCCGACGGCACCTTGTTGGCCGCCACCGGCGCCGCCCTCATCCGCTCGAAGGATGGGGGCTGTACCTGGGCCCCCCACCCGTTCTTCACCCCTCCGGACAAGCCCCAGGCCGCCCTGTGGCCCAAGAGCCTCGCGTCGCTCCCCTCCCAGCCCTCGCGCCTGTGGGTGTCCACGGGCCGCCCCGGCCAGAACAACGCCCTCTACCGCAGCGACGATGGCGGAGAGACCTTCACCCCCACCCCGCTCCAGAGCACCACCGACGTCTACCCCAGCGTGAAGGTGGCCCCCTCGGATCCGCGGCGCCTCTACGTCTCCGCCAGCACGCCCACCGGCCCCCGCCTCTACCGCAGCGATGACGAGGGGCTCTCCTGGCGGTCCTTCTCCTCGCCCTTCCCCGGGAACCTGGCGGACGCGAAGCCCTACGATCTGTTCGTCCTGCGCGTGTCCGACCACGATCCGGACCGGCTCTGGGCTCGCATCAGCGCGGGGTTCTGGACCTACGTGCTGGAGAGCCGGGATGGAGGCCAGAGCTTCCAGTCCATCGTGCACCCGACCGGCCAGACCGAGGACGGAATCGACGAGGCGCTCATGGGCGTGGAGGTCTCCGAGGAGGGCGACACGCTCTGGGCCGCCACGCCCACGCGCCTCTTCCGCGTGCGTGCCGGGGAGACGTTCGCCACGCTGCTGTCGCTGCCCACGGGCAACGCCTGCGTGGAGCGGGAGAACGGCGTGCTCTTCGTCTGTGGCGCCTCGCGCCTGCACGACTGGGCCCTGGCCACCACCCCCGACGAGGGCGTCACATACACGCCCCTGCTCGATCTCCCCGACATGAAGCCCTCGGCGTGTCCCGTGGGCACTCCGGCGCGGGATGTCTGCCAGCCCCTCTGGCCCCAGCTCGCCGCCCTCGTCGAGGCCGATCCCCTGTCCACCCCCGGCGGAGACGCCGGGACGCCGCCGGCATACGAGCCCCCGCCCCCGCCTCCACGCAAGGGATGCTCCGCCACGGAGGGACTGTTGCCCGCCGCCGTGCTGCTCGCCCTTGCCCTGCCGCGCCGCTCCCGGCGGCCCTGA